GGAGCCATATCCAGAGGGAAGTCCAGGGGTAGAGTCCACAACTcagcccagggccaggatctGGGGATCAGGTGCTGAGAACCCGTCCAAGGGATAACACACAGGGggaagtccaagagcagagccagaccGGGGTCAAGAACCAGGAGACGGATCCATGGGGAAATGCAAAGCTGCAATCCAGAAATAAGCCCAAACCAGGAAGGCCAGAGTACAGGAACCGAACTGGGGAGATTGTCACAGCCGAACTGGGTGAGAAGAGTTGACAGGCTTGCAAagccagggccccagctggtgcaCCCCCAGGAGCCAATCAGGATGCTCACTGTGCCTAAACCCGCGCAGAGTTCGTTAGCTGAGGTTTGCTGCAGGTGTAGCTGCTGAGGGACTCAACCCTGGCTGGCTTGAGCGATCTGAGTCCCTGCCAGCCGGGTGTCAACTCCTCTTCACCTGCCGGGGTCCTGCTCCACGGAGGCTCCCTCTCCCGAGGACGAAAACCCCGAAAAGGATCATCTTTCATCTCCCAGGGCCATTTTTTGTCCCTGATGCCACAAGGGTGAATATTTCAATCACAGACTCTCTCTCTTGCAGAAAGACAAGCACCAGGGGACCCCACCCCGGAGTTTGCTGACCCCTGGTGATGTGGCACCTGGCGTGGTTTCCGGTGTGGCTGGGCTGCATCATTGCTTTAGGATCAGGTGAGTTAGAAACCAGTGTCCCTCTCATGACCGAGAGCTGGTGGCCCACAAGTGCCGGTGCCTGACTGCATCGCACCCTCCTTCTCCCAGATCTCGAGCATCAGTTGAAGGTGAATGCCGTGGCTGGGGAAAACGTCACCCTCAGCTGCCGGTTCAAGCTCTCCTCCGACTACCTGCTGACCAAGCTCCAGATCCACTGGCATGTCTTCCGGGACCACGCGGGCTCCGTGGTGCACAGCTACTATGACAGCGCCGACCAGCTGCAGGACCAGGACGTGGAGTTCAGGGGCCGGACGCAGCTCTTCCTCAAGGAGCTCGGCCAGGGGGTGGCCGCCCtgaacctgagcagggtgcagcccTCCGACAGCGGGGACTACAGGTGCATCATTATCAACAGCCAAGACGTGCTCATCGGGAACGTGATTCTCCATGTAAAAGGTAGGCGGGGTGTTGTCTCAAGGGGTTGTTGCTACCTCATGCTCCAGGTGCAATTAGAACTGGGTCATGGATGGCTCGTTCTTGGCACTAAATTGTGGGCGGTTGGTTTTGGTAAAGTTCAGGGCACTTTTCAAGGTCCACCCTTGGGTGAACTTGGCCTGGTgaggagcagctgggggtggTGCCTAGTTGCCGGGATCCAGAGTCCACGTCAGAGTCCGATGTGGTTTTACCTCAGGCTTGTCTTTTGCCCCTCAGCCCCGTACCACCCTCCTGAGATCAAAATCCTTTCCCACGCCGGTGGGGAGGTGATCCTGCAGTGCATGTCCTCAGGCGGCTACCCCGCAGCACAAATCTGCTGGTACGATGGGAAGGGAAACCAGCTGAACCAGTTAGAGCCTATATTGCTTCAGAGGGACGAAAAGGGGACCTTCCAAGTGCAAAGCCACCTGCCAGCAAGAGGCCACCAGAACAACGTGGTCTGTTGCTTCCTGCTGCACTCAGCCCTAAGCCAGAACCTGAGCGTCTGCGAAACAGTCCCAGGTAAGCGAAGGATGAACAAGTATAGCTTGGGGCAGAGAAAGGCCACCCAATGCCTCACTTGGCTTAGCCAACACTTTGGCTGAGAATTTGGTTCCTGGTTGCTACAAGCCATTGCAGACACAGGAAACCTAAATTTGCCAGTGAACAGCACAATAAATGTAGACCAGCCACATGTACAAAGGAAGCCCGGCCACAAGCACAAAGCGATTACCACACAGTGAACCAGTGAATCACGCAGTGAAcgtagactggccacatgtgcaaagtaattatcattaCAATGAACTGGTGAATCACGCAATAAAtgtagactggccacatgtgcaaagtaagacCGGCTGCAAGTGGAACTGGTGAATCGGGCAATAAATGttgaccagccacatgtgcaaagtaagactggttgcaagtgcaaagtaattatcatacaACGAACTGGGGAATCACGCAATAGATGTAGACtgggccacatgtgcaaagtaagaaCGGCCGCAAGCACAAAGTAATGATGTCACAATGAACTGGTGaatcatgcaataaatgtaaACCAGCCGCATGTGCAAAGCAAGACTGGCTACAACCACAAAGTAATTATCGCACAATTCACTGGGGAATTGTATAGTAAATgaagactggccacatgtgcaaagtaatgatCATAGAAGGACCTGGTGAATCATGCAATAAATATAGACTGGCCTTATGTGCAATGTAAGCTCAGCTGGAAGCACAAAGTAATTTTTACACAATGACCCGATGAATCACACAGTAAACGTAGAcaggccacatgtgcaaagtaatgatCATACAATGAACTTGTGAATCACACAATACGTTTAGACTGGCCGTATGtgaaaagtaattatcacaccataaaaatgactatcccaCCTTAAAAAGAACCAATCAGCTACTAGATTAgtctttgaaaatgtgtaacaactctactgctggtttctatccagctttcattcaAATGTGTAGCAAGGCCCTTAGAAACTGGACAGCCCTAGTTTAGGGAAAACAGAGGGATGATAACAGGGAGATTTAGGCTGAAGACAAGGAGGAACTCTACTGGTCGGGCCAGTTGAATGCTGGAACAGATCACTTGAGAGGTTATGGCATCTCCACCACTGGAGGTTTGGAAGAGCAGATCACCCAAACACCTTCTGGGAATTCATTTCCCTCTCTAGGGGGAAAGGGATGGCCTGGCTGTCCTCCCAAGATGCtttagagtcatagaatcatagaaaatgagggtgagacgggacctcaggaggtcacatctagtccaaccccctgctcaaagcaggaccagccccaaatacatcatcccagccagggcttagTCGAGTCAGGACTTTGAAACCTTCAAAGAtagagatgccaccacctctctaggtacccccattccagtgcttcaccattatcctagtgagaaagtttttccttatatccaacttcaacttcccttgctgcaacttgagcccatcgctccttgttctgtaatctgccCACACTGAGAAtcatccagctccatcctcttgggaaCTACTCTACAGGGAGTTGAAGGTTGCTTTCGAGCTCTCGTCTCTGGTTCTGTTGCAGCCTTCCTGAACAAGGCTGAGGCTGGGCACCAGAGCACTGTCAGGAACGTAGCACTGTTTGTCGGGATAACTACAGTGATCGTATTCATGCTCATTCCCATTGGACTATTTTACTGGAAAAGACGACGGCAATCTCTGAGAGGTAAGCTGTAAATAGCAGTCACTGTGGGGATGTGTATGCAACTTTTGTAGATGTTTCCCAGCTAGCTTTATACCCACTAGCTCCGGTGCTGTTGACCATGTGGCCCACAGCTCTCTGGGGTCCAGCAAACTCTGCCTAGGACCCTGGATAAAAGAATTAGCCCTGAGACCGCTCTGACCATTGGGGCACCCTAGATGCTTTAACCATCCTCCTACGTTAGTTGAGTTGCTTttcatcattggtgattcttcaggCAGTGACCTGGtggtgcccatctcctctccaggtgtGGATGCCATTGGCTTGCAGGGAACTCATCGGCCTTtggacaggtcttgtttttagtcctgttGGGTGTCCACatgccctcctcacccaggctagcccagaTGGGGGCTCCAGTTTAGTTGCCGACAACCccaccatggaacaggctgtagtGATTTCCATGGTACCAGacagcagaccaagagaggcctggcttgacaaTGGGGTAACCAACACTCATCGCAGAATATGCATCCACAAGAAACCTTCTGTTTGGGTGCCAGGCTCTCATAACGGTCTTCTTTATTTCAGCTTCAAATCAAACCAGTGATGAAGAGAAAGATGAGCTTCTCTCCAGACAGCCAAAAGGTAAGCATGCCCAAGCTGAAGTCCATGTGGTGTTCGTCTCAGTGATGACAAATCAGTTGAGTGGGTCATCCTCAACAAgctcacggatgacaccaaggtgggggagtggtaaatatgctggagggtaggtctaggattcagagagatcttgacaaattggaggattaggccaaaagaaatctcacgaggttcaacaaggagaaatgcaaagtcctgcacttaggatggaagaatcccatgcacaggctgggagctgactggctgggcagcagatctgcagaaaaggacctggggatcaCAGTGGACGAAAGacgaatatgagccagcagtgtgcccttcttgccaagaaggctaatgacatcctgggctgcactggtaggagtgttgccagcaggtcaagggaactgattcttcccctctatgcagcactgatgtggccacaactggagtcctgtgtctagttttgggcccctcagtacagaaaggatgtggaaaagttggagagtccagcggagggcaatgaaaatggtttaggggcacaggacagatgaggagagtctgagggaactgggcctatttagtctgcagatgtgaaggctgagagggaatttgatagcagccatCACCTCCGTGAAAGGTGGCTCTactgagcatggagctggactgttctcacatgacagaataaggagcaacggtctcaagttgcagcaagggagttaaggttggatattagggaaaaccttatcactaggagggtggtgaagcactggaatgggttacctagagaggtggtagagtctccGTCCTTGGCGATTTATAAGGCCCAGCTtcacagagccctggctgggatgatctagttggggatggtcctgcttggagcaggggtttgaactagatgtgaccttttgaggtcccttcaactctcattttctaggAGTCTCCGATTCTACTTGCAAAGTATATATAATGTTCTGTTATCCACCGTCACTTGGATGCCATTGTTCGTCATGGCCTGTAGGTTTATCTGGAGAGAGGGATCTGGAGAGGGAAAGTTCAAACGGGGTCTAACCAAAAGCCACccggaaaaaaataaaaaataaatcacacaaTACATTCCTAAACTGCtgcctgctgtaatttagtagtAGGTGAAGAGGGTAAAATGGTTATGAGATGCCCTCTAGTGTCTTTTACTAGTAATAGCACACCAACCAATTACAAGTGTTAAAAGTGTTAAGTGCAAAATAGTAACATCAATTGTTGTGGTACGTTGCCAGAGTCAAATAAACCCGGAGGATATCTTTAGCTGGAAAAAGTCGGTAACATGTACAAGTGCCGTTAGTGTTCAGGACACGTTTAGCTCATGCAAACTGACCACATACTTTGTTCTGAGCCGGGACCACCGGAAAGGGAACTACTTCTGGTTTTCACTTTGGTCCATGAACAGTGTGTGCccttggtggctgggggggcatggctgcgctgGCAGGAGTGCGGTGGCGGGAGCCTGGCAACGGTAAGcatggagctcccacagacatcGCTGGCACTATCGGTGGCAGGAgaagcactgaccaggggtcagcaaccacctgcaggcaccgccGGCAGTGTCAACAGTGGACAGCAGCGATCATGGACCACcagcagatgccaccggcagtgttggcagcagggtagcgagtggtgactgcctgcaggcactgctgacaggGTCAGtgctgcctttttgcagggggtgcactgccatgctcaggggatgcatgtgcaccagtatgcaccccctacacattggcCCTGCTTTGGTCTGCCGACTTTGGTAATATTGTCAATTCTTAAAGCTTCGGgccctattcatagattcatagatgttagggtcggaagggacctcaatagatcatcgagtccgaccccctgcataagcaggaaagagcgctaggtctagatgaccccagctagatactcgtctaacctcctcttgaagacccccagggtaggggagaacaccacctcccttgggagctcgttccagaccttggccactcgaactgtgaagaagttcttcctaatgtccagtctaaatctgctctctgctagcttgtggccattatttcttgtaacccccgggggcgccttggtgaataaaacctcaccaattcccttctgtgcccccgtgatgaacttataggcagccacaaggtcgcctctcaaccttctcttgcggaggctgaaaaggtccaggttctctagtctctcctcgtagggcttggtctgcaggcccttaaccatacgagtggcccttctctggaccctctccaggttatccacatcccccttgaagtgcggcgcccagaattgcacgcagtactccaactgcggtctgaccagcgcccgatagaggggaagtatcacctccttggacctattcgtcatgcatctgctgatgcacgataaagtgccattggcttttttgatggcttcgtcacactgccgactcatgttcatcttggagtccactaggactccaagatccctttccacttccgtgccacccagcaggtcattccctaggctgtaggtatgctggacatttttcctccctaggtgcagcactttgcatttctccttgttgaattgcattctgttgttttctgcccacttgtccaacctgtccagatctgcttgcagctgttccctgccctccggcgtgtccacatcttcccatagctttgtgtcatctgcaaacttggacagagtacatttcactccctcgtccaagtcactgatgaagacattaaagagtatcggtccaaggaccgagccctgcaggaccccactgcccacacccttccaggtcgaaaccgacccatccaccacgactctctgggtgcgaccctccagccaattcaccacccaccggactgtgtagtcatccaagtcacagcctcttaacttgttcaccctGGAGTCATGGTTGCCAAGAGAAGCCTGAAAGCTCAGGACCCAGGTGTGACCTAAAAGATCAGACATTAGCAGGCTACGAGAATGCCACGTGCATTACCATATCTACTTGAATACCACATGCCTCACTTTTGGAAGGCAGAACGAAGGGAGAAAGGTTTTTCCAGTCTTATCTGCTGCAGCATGGGCTCACCATGGCTGAACGCTGCGACATGGGAGGCCACTCTTCAGcattactgggcatgtctacacgttgcAGCATGGCAATGTTGCTACCGCGCCATGCTTTAGGACTTCCCTTTAGGAAGTaccaaagcacagcacagtacaagTGGGTACTACACTATGTGCACGGCGCATGGGTAAATTTTGCTGTTACATCGCCGTAGTGGTGCACTATACCTGGGGAGCAcgctgctatggcaacatagccgGTGATCATGTGCAGACACACATGATCCCTATGTTGCCATAGAGagacatgtagacgtgcccacttatgctccccctgcagctccagagctaAAGGTTTAACCCTCTCATCACCACTGGTGAATTGCCTGAAGTGACTGCCAATTTGGCAGTCATGGGGAGAGGGTTAAACCTCTGGTTGTGAAGCTGGAGGGCATATGACACCAAGGGGTAGACTCTGTCCTTCCTTGATGTGTCTAGGAGCCAGAAGAGCCCCAGGCAGTGTCTCCATGCCTCCAAACCAGCAAACTAGGATACAGTTTCTTTGCTTAAGACTCAGaccccaattttggatggctaattctgggggggtgggggaggtatgTGTGTGGTATTCTAGTGCACATGGTATTtataaatgcctttttttttttttttgagccatCACTTCGGCATTACCGCTgcctttagaatcatagaaaacgagggctggcagggacctccagaggtcatatctagtccaaccccctgctcagagctacatcatcccaactacatcatcccaagcAAGGCTTTGTGgagcagggtcttaaaaacctctaaggatggagaccccagcacctctctaagtaacccactccagtgctttaccaccctccatGTGAtaaagtttgtcctaatatctcacctcaacttctcttgctgcaactggagcccattgctccttgttctgtcatctgcctccactgagaacagtccagctccatcctcttcaggtagctgaaggctgctattcagtcccccctcagtcttctcttctgcagactcaatcagcacgtgccctcagcctctcttcatccgtcctgtgccccagcccccgaaccattcttgttgccctctgctgaactctctccaacttgtccacatcctttctgcaggggggctggaggcaaaattggacacaggactccaggtgtggctttaccagtgcagaacagaggggtATAATTTTTTCTCTCATTCTTCTGGCAACGCtgttactaatgcagcccagtatgccactagccttcttggcaacaagggcatgctgctggcttatattcaacttattgttcACTGCAATatctaggtccttttctgcagagctgctgcttagccagttggtccccagccagTCCCgctgcatgggactgttctgtcctaaatgcaggactttgcacttgtccttattgaaccttgtgAAGAAAACTTACCTGAAGAGATGGGGAGGCGGCAAGACGCAGCGCTGGGAGCCAATCGTGGCAAAAGTGAAATCGCGGTGGCTGGAGCCGCTGCAGAAAAagatcaaaagggaaaaaaatggcaaaGTCAGGAGGAGGCGGGAGCAGCTCCCGCATCGCCCTGGGCATGTTTTTTCTGGCAGGACCGGAAGTGGAGTCCTCAGCTGGCCTGGACAGGCCAGAGCACTTGGGTGGTCCCAGCAAGGGGACCTGGTGGAGACCCCGGAAAGGGGCTACGACAGGGGCGCAGGACAAGGGAGGGCCCAAAGAGCTAGCTGCAGAGTCGACCAAAAGGGGCAGCAGTAGCGACTGGAGTATAGCTGGACCCAGCAGGGTCAGGATCCAGATGTAACAGACAGACGGCAGGTACCAAACCCGGGGAGAAGGCAACATGccaggggatggagcactgccgaAGCCGGACGCCGTGTAGGCCCGGAAGGAGGAGGCCACAGGGGACGCTCGGCAAAGAAACATCACTATTAGCCTGCGGCTGAAGACTCCGAGAGACCGAGCGCCAGGAAGGTTCATATCATCTACCTCAATGATGCAGGTAACATCATCGCAGTTGGCagtaggtggggtgtaggggaggcagagccccaagaagAAGGAACAACGGGAACGACCAAGGGAAGGCaccaggggaggcaggaccagACATAGTTTTCCTGATACAACAATTACCACCATCacagacatggcaggcgagagccctgggggacttacCCGAAGTTGCCCCAATAGTCAGGCCATGCTGCCCTAGGAGCCATGGGGCTCGAGAAGAACCCACACCCGCGGCGTTCAGGGGAAAGGCACGGGAGATTAcaaacctcatgacatttcttttagcccagtcctccaatttgtcaaggtctctttCAATCCTATCCATATCCTCCCATGTATCTAtgactccccccagcttggtgtcatgcaTGAATTtgatgagggtgcactccatcccatcttctagatcGTTAATGAAGTTACTGACCAACCCCTGAGGTGCTCCACTTCTTTACGTGTCTCCTGAAATGAGAAAGTGACCTCGGGGGCGCGTTGGGGGGGACCTTAAATAATGCAATGGATATACAGAAAAAGAGTTGGACTACAACAGATGTGTGTTTCTGTTTGCAGTAGAAAGGAAGTCGCTGCAGGAATTCCTAGCAAGTCTGGGAATGGAAAACTTACAAAGCAGAAAGCTCAAGCTGAGAGACCTGCTGGAAGTGAGCCAAGGGAGTTTAAAAGAAGGTCCCACTCGGACGACAGGAGAAATACCATGGCATTTCCTCAGGAAGGTCATGGCTCTGAACGGGACAGCCAGAAGCACTAAGCTAGAACTGCGGGACGACGGCATCAGGGAGGGTGAACAGGAACCCAATATTTTAGTGCTTCCGACAGCCCTGGCCCCCAAGAGGTGCCAGAACCCTTTGGACATCCTGTGTGCGGTCCTGTGCTGCTCAGACCCACTCTTCCAGCAGGAGACCCTGCTCAAGATGTCCATGTGCCAGTTTGCCCTCCCGTTGGTCCTCCCACCGCTGGACACTCCCAGGGCCACATTCATACTCTGGGCCTTGCGAGGCATTGTGAAAAGGTGGAGGCCGCCCGCGCTGAGGGAAAGCCAGGGCTTCCAAGAGGAGAGCCTGGTGCTCGCAGCACTGCCCACCTTCTCCTTTGTGAGGCTGGGGGCATGCAGCCTTTCCAAGTCCAGAGTCCTCAACCAGGTCCTCAGCCCTTCCCAGCAGCAAAACGACTTCTTCAtccacaggggcctggagtgtgGGGATGTCCCTCGCCAGATCTCAGAGGGGCTGGTGGAGATCGCCTGGTACTTCCCCGGGGGCAGAGAGACCTCAGAGCCTTTCCAAGAGCCCATCGCCGTGACCAATCTGCGGGGGGACGTCGAATTGCACTGGCTCCAGTTCACTTTCCTCATGGAAGTCTCCGCAGCCGTCTTTGTCTTTGCTGAAAGCATCAGCGAGAGCCAGTATCACCGCTTTTCCTGCCTGGATGACTCAGAGAGAAAACTCTACTTCATCCTCACGCCCTCTCTTAATATACTTGGAAAAGGAGAGGGATCCCTTGATAACCTTGTCCCCATGCAGAAGATCAACCAGTCCCGCCTGCTTGTGAAATATAACACCACCAATGACTCTGACCTTGTGAAAAGCCTGCGGTCCATCCTGAAGCAGCCTCACAAGACAGCGAGCCTGGAGGATATGGCTGGGACAGCTCGTAAACTTGATATCCAGGTAGATGAAGACAGTGAGAAATgccagagggggaaggagagagcaaTAGCAATCACAAAGGAAATAACAGATGTTGTGGAGTACAAGAACAGAGCCCTGAAACTGCAAGGGGAGCCCTGGAAGTGCCTGACTGAAGTAGAAAGGGAGCTCTGCCAAATGAAGCAGCAAGGGGAGACCCCGACCGAGAACTATAAATCCCAGCTGAGACAGAATTGCCTGCGCCTGCGGACAGAGCAGCAGAAGTATGGCCTCACAGGTGGGGTGGAGATGTTTAAGGCAACAATAGAAGAGGAAGTGGATGGAAAAGCCCACTACTTCCTGAGGTGGATGACATTTTACTTGGATAGGATTTCCAGGGAGAACCGTTCCAAGCTGCAGGCAAAGCACAAAGAGATGGAGAGAGCTTCTAACCATAGCACAAAGCGGTTCTCCGAACTGGATGAATTCATAGCAGGGAGTTCCCTGGGGGTGGAGCACTTCCTGCGTGAGCTGGGGCAGTTTTATGAGGCAGAGCAGTCCCGGGTGAAGGAAGACCACCTGCCCCAAAGCCACATGAAGTTGGTCCACCTCCCGGGGCTAGTGGCAGACCTGATGCTGCATGGGTTCCCCATGGAGCTGGTGGACGGAGGCGTCTCCAACATCCCGCTGCAGTGGGTGACGGACGTGATGATGGAGCTCCACTCCAAGCTGAGGGGAAAGTCCCGGATGCTGGTGGTCACCGTGCTGGGTGTGCAGAGCACCGGGAAATCCACCCTGCTCAACACCATGTTTGGCCTGCAGTTCCCGGTGAGCAGCGGGCGATGCACTCGAGGGGCCTTCATGTCACTCCTCCAAGTGGCAGAGGACGCTCGGGAGGACCTGCACTGCGACATCATCCTGCTGATTGACACCGAAGGCTTGAAAGCCCCTGAGCTGGCAAAGCTGGAGGACAGCTATCAGCATGATAACGAGCTGGCCACGCTGGTGGTGGGCCTGAGTGACATCACAATCGTTAATACCGCCATGGAGAACGCTACCGAGATGCAGGATGTCCTGCAGATAGCCGTCCATGCCTTCCTCCGGATGAAGGAGATTGGGCTTAAACCGAACTGCCAGTTTGTGCACCAGAACGTCAGCGATGTGTCGGCCCACGAAAAAAACACGATGGACAGGAAACGCTTCCTGGAGCAGCTGAATGACATGACCCGAGCTGCTGCCAGGATGGAGAAACTGAGCCAGGACCTGACATTCTCGGCTGTCCTGAACTACAACCCCGCAGAACACGACTGGTACGTCCCAAGTCTGTGGCATGGGGTCCCACCCATGGCTTCAGTGAATTTGGGATACAGTGAGAGTATGTGTGAGCTAAGAAAACACTTGATTCAATTACTGAAGAACTGGCCATCTAATCAAATCCTGGAAGACATCCCCCAGTTCCTCGAATGGGTGAGAAACCTCTGGAATGGCATCAAACATGAGAACTTCCTTTTCAGCTTCAGGAACAGCCGGGTGGCGGAGGCCTACAACCAGCTGGCCCTGAAGTACTCTGAGTGGGAGTGGCGTTTCCGCAAGGAGATGCACCTCTGGGTCTGCAAGAAGGAAAACAAGATCCAGAACCAGACCCCGCAGGAGCTAGATTTGCAGAGCTTGAAAGAAGAGCTGCAGGCCAAACTTCAGGGTGGAGAGAAGCAAATGCTGGACTGCCTACAGGAGTACTACGAAAGCGGAGTGAAAAACTTGCACTTGATAGAAAAATACAGGGAAGATTTCACCAGGAGCATATTCAGCCTCAAGAAGGAACTTGAAGGTTACTCCACCAGCAAGTATACAGAAGCTATTGAAATACAGAAATGCTGCCACAAGATCAACAACATCCAGGCTGAGTACAGGAAAGTACTTGAAGGGAAAGTGGTCAGCCTGTTGGAAGACTGCAGGAACCGAAGACACCCACTGGaccaaagagaaacagaaagagagtTTGGAAGTATGTGGAAAGAAGCAGTGTCTGATTTAAACCCCATTCACTTGCAGAGAAGCCAGGTGGCCCAGGATCTAGAGCTCCAGCTGAAGAGGGACCTGGATAATCGGGGGAGTGCCGCAAGGCAGAAGCTACAAGATGCAGGAAGCCTTTGTAATTACAGAACCAATCCTCTAGTGATGGCCAAGAAATATTTAGACTCTTCGTATTTCAATGATGTGACCCGCTCACCCCCATGGGACTGGTGGCTCAAGGTCGAGAGGCTGGTTTGCTCTTTAAAAGATGAGTGCAATAGTTATACTGCAGAAAAGGTCCACTCCAAGGCAGACTACGATGAAACCTATGGCCGGGAACTGCTGCATATGATCAACGAGTGGCTTCAGCAGGAGGATGTGTTGAACTATCATGCCAGCATCGATTTCGAAGTGGACCTGAAGTTTCACATTTTGGGTGAAGCTGCTGGCAAGTTTCAGGAGATGCACACAAAGTTCATCCAAGAAAATGACCCTCAACTGCGTCTGGAGATGTTGAAACAG
This sequence is a window from Alligator mississippiensis isolate rAllMis1 chromosome 15, rAllMis1, whole genome shotgun sequence. Protein-coding genes within it:
- the LOC102564763 gene encoding uncharacterized protein LOC102564763 isoform X1, whose amino-acid sequence is MSVMVVIVVSGKLCLVLPPLVPSLGRSRCSFFLGLCLPYTPPTANCDDVTCIIEVDDMNLPGARSLGVFSRRLIVMFLCRASPVASSFRAYTASGFGSAPSPGMLPSPRVWYLPSVCYIWILTLLGPAILQSLLLPLLVDSAASSLGPPLSCAPVVAPFRGLHQVPLLGPPKCSGLSRPAEDSTSGPARKNMPRAMRELLPPPPDFAIFFPFDLFLQRLQPPRFHFCHDWLPALRLAASPSLQIPPARRRPGTHRLMKAPWAASPGKTLRYGQL